In one Tripterygium wilfordii isolate XIE 37 chromosome 22, ASM1340144v1, whole genome shotgun sequence genomic region, the following are encoded:
- the LOC119991171 gene encoding protein STRICTOSIDINE SYNTHASE-LIKE 10-like: MNVDAGVLFSSISLLFFFLCFSHSHCEAQHVLKNYNEIELPGVVGPESIAFDCKGKGPYVGVSDGRILKWQGPQLGWTEFSIPSADRGRELCDGATDPKLEQTCGRPLGLKFNTATCDLFIADATFGLLKVGPEGGVATQLANSAEGVPFQFTNGLDINSNTGEVFFTVSSMIFQRRQYALAFISRDKTGRLLKYDPHTNSVTVLYRNLAVPNGIALSKDNSFLLVAESNTLRILKFSLTDSTGVGTPEIFVQLKRAPDNVKRNANGEFWVALVSGRDEIRRQNVKRISQDVSATVNMPWSFEDPVGVKISEEGTVIGFLSGNGGKELDSISEVEEVNGVLWIGSAVKPYVAQMLV; the protein is encoded by the exons ATGAATGTTGATGCAGGAGTACTGTTTTCTTCCATTTCtctactcttcttctttttgtgtttttcccACTCTCATTGTGAAGCACAGCATGTCTTGAAGAACTACAATGAGATAGAGCTTCCTGGAGTGGTTGGTCCTGAAAGCATAGCCTTTGATTGCAAGGGCAAAGGTCCTTATGTTGGTGTCTCAGATGGTAGAATCCTCAAATGGCAAGGACCACAACTTGGTTGGACTGAGTTTTCTATTCCCTCTGCTGATAG GGGGAGAGAGCTGTGTGATGGAGCAACCGATCCCAAGTTGGAACAAACATGTGGGAGGCCACTGGGTCTGAAATTCAACACTGCAACTTGTGATCTCTTCATTGCAGATGCGACCTTCGGGCTTTTAAAGGTAGGACCAGAAGGTGGGGTGGCAACCCAACTTGCCAATTCAGCTGAAGGTGTTCCCTTCCAGTTCACAAATGGTCTTGACATTAACAGCAATACTGGAGAGGTCTTTTTTACTGTCAGTAGCATGATCTTCCAAAGAAG ACAATATGCATTGGCATTCATTAGCAGGGACAAAACAGGGAGGCTGTTGAAATATGATCCTCATACCAACAGTGTCACAGTCCTCTACAGAAACTTAGCCGTACCAAACGGGATTGCTCTCAGCAAGGACAATTCATTTCTTCTGGTTGCAGAATCAAACACACTGAGGATTCTGAAATTTTCTCTTACTGACTCAACAGGTGTTGGAACCCCAGAAATTTTTGTTCAGCTCAAAAGAGCTCCTGATAACGTAAAGAGGAACGCTAACGGAGAGTTCTGGGTGGCACTTGTTTCCGGGAGAGATGAGATTCGGAGACAAAATGTTAAAAGAATTTCACAGGATGTAAGTGCGACAGTGAATATGCCCTGGTCCTTTGAAGATCCTGTGGGAGTGAAAATCAGTGAAGAAGGAACAGTAATTGGTTTTTTGTCTGGTAATGGGGGTAAAGAACTTGATTCCATTAGTGAAGTTGAAGAAGTTAACGGGGTCTTGTGGATTGGGTCTGCAGTGAAACCCTATGTTGCTCAAATGCTTGTCTAG
- the LOC119991577 gene encoding F-box/FBD/LRR-repeat protein At5g44980-like, giving the protein MSGNSNLHYRQKRMRASCPSASDIISDLPGNIIDNILTCLPIRDAVRTSILSRKWRFKWLDLSQLVLTTPSAKDHLESHPSRKVKSLLRHLNLSYCVFKPPHAFEGLSNLISLELDDCFPNLTVFCFSGTFKPISFKNAPLLVTVRIESVYNGNVESVRRGEILMQLSGNSNAVEVLGCLPAIKRLVICCSFIKYLSVGNIPLRLPTTLNRLKSLELPAIYFNCIDDVRFALCLIKSSPNLKKLKIELFQTMDDNIDPILQLLEA; this is encoded by the exons ATG TCGGGCAATTCGAATCTTCATTATCGTCAGAAAAGGATGCGTGCTTCTTGTCCGTCAGCTTCAGATATAATCAGTGACCTACCTGGAAATATTATAGATAACATCTTGACTTGCTTGCCAATTCGAGATGCTGTTAGGACTAGTATTTTGTCCAGGAAATGGAGATTTAAGTGGCTAGATCTTTCGCAACTTGTGTTGACAACACCTTCAGCAAAAGATCACCTGGAAAGCCATCCCTCTCGGAAAGTGAAATCGCTT TTGAGGCATTTAAATCTATCTTATTGTGTATTCAAACCTCCACATGCATTCGAGGGGCTTAGCAACCTCATTAGTCTTGAACTCGATGAC TGTTTTCCCAATCTCACGGTCTTTTGCTTCTCTGGCACTTTCAAACCTATTTCTTTCAAGAATGCCCCCCTTCTTGTGACTGTTAGGATCGAATCTGTTTATAACGGGAATGTTGAAAGTGTAAGAAGAGGAGAAATTCTAATGCAGTTGAGCGGAAATTCTAATGCAGTTGAGGTTTTGGGTTGTCTACCTGCTATAAAAAGGCTTGTTATTTGCTGCAGCTTTATTAAG TACTTGTCTGTAGGCAACATACCATTGAGGCTGCCGACTACTCTTAACCGCCTGAAATCTCTTGAGCTGCCTGCAATATATTTCAATTGCATTGATGACGTCCGGTTTGCTCtttgcttgattaaaagctcTCCTAATCTAAAGAAGCTTAAAATTGAG CTTTTCCAAACCATGGATGATAATATTGATCCCATACTCCAACTTTTGGAAGCTTAA
- the LOC119991169 gene encoding inorganic pyrophosphatase TTM2-like isoform X2: protein MAQDTSGAESQQRRTGLLKDQVRLFKRRDSDRYEIVPIQDPLSFEKGFFIVICACQLLAQKNDGIILVGLAGPSGAGKTVFTEKILNFMPGIAVISMDNYNDSSRIVDGNFDDPRLTDYDTLLQNLHDLRTGKEVQVPVYDFKSSSRTGYRTLQVPSSRIVIIEGIYALSEKLRPLLDLRVSVTGGVHFDLVKRVLRDIQRAGLAPEEIIYQISETVYPMYKAFIEPDLETAHIKIRNKFNPFTGFQSPIYILKSARDVKPDQIKALLSEEGTETTEQTYDIYLLPPGEDPESCQSYLRMRNKDGKYSLMFEEWVTDSPFVISPRITFEVSVRLLGGLMALGYTIATILKRSSHLFSDERVCVKIDWLEQLKRQYIQVHGKDRSVVKYIAEQLGLEGSYIPRTYMEQIQLEKLALPDDLKTKLSLDEDLVSSPKEALLRASAERASLRNKNLKSGMSHSYSTQRDKNLSTLTAFSSNNRRFGDRTPEAATLANQGVITQLSEQMSSLNDRMDEFTTRIEELSSKLTSKRDSPIQQNMALQAEACNGSGPTSYFITGMGNGSLTGSKMSNSLSSSQLANDSPLMEEISGIARGQRQVTHQLDNLSNLLRKSMGERPRQGRSNRRSIIHDSDPINVPLLLTTLAIGGLGINLLRGFLNRN, encoded by the exons atggCTCAAGATACTTCTGGTGCTGAATCACAGCAAAGAAGGACTGGTCTCTTGAAGGATCAAGTCCGGTTGTTTAAGAGAAGGGACTCCGATCGCTATGAGATTGTTCCAATCCAAGATCCTTTGTCATTTGAGAAGGGTTTCTTTATTGTTATCTGTGCATGTCAATTGTTAGCTCAAAAGAATGATGGAATAATATTGGTGGGTTTGGCGGGTCCTTCTGGAGCTGGAAAGACGGTATTTACAGAAAAGATACTTAACTTCATGCCGGGCATTGCTGTCATATCAATGGACAACTACAATGATTCAAGTCGAATTGTCGATGGCAACTTTGATG ATCCACGGTTAACGGACTATGACACCCTTCTTCAGAATCTCCATGACTTAAGGACAGGAAAAGAAGTCCAGGTTCCAGTCTATGATTTCAAGTCGAGCTCCCGTACTGGCTACAG GACTCTTCAGGTGCCAAGCTCTCGTATAGTAATAATTGAGGGCATCTATGCCTTGAGCGAAAAGTTGCGACCTTTGCTGGATCTTCGAGTATCTGTTACAGGCGGAGTTCATTTTGATCTTGTCAAACGAGTCCTACGGGACATACAACGTGCTGGCCTAGCACCAGAAGAAATAATTTATCAAATATCCGAAACG GTATATCCAATGTACAAGGCCTTCATTGAGCCAGATCTGGAGACAGCTCATATTAAAATTAGAAACAAGTTCAATCCATTCACTGGGTTCCAGAGTCCAATTTACATCTTAAAG TCAGCAAGAGATGTAAAACCTGATCAAATCAAGGCTCTTTTATCTGAAGAAGGTACAGAAACAACAGAACAGACTTATGACATATATCTTCTGCCACCTGGTGAAGATCCAGAATCTTGTCAATCATATCTGAGGATGCGAAATAAAGATGGAAAATACAGTCTCATGTTTGAG GAATGGGTGACAGATAGCCCATTTGTCATATCACCGAGAATCACTTTTGAAGTAAGCGTGCGTCTACTTGGTGGGCTAATGGCATTAGGATATACAATAGCAACGATCCTGAAAAGGAGCAGTCATCTATTCTCCGATGAAAGGGTGTGCGTGAAAATTGATTGGCTTGAGCAACTAAAACGTCAGTATATTCAG GTGCATGGGAAAGATCGTTCAGTAGTAAAATATATTGCGGAGCAGCTAGGTTTGGAGGGCTCATACATTCCTCGTACCTATATGGAACAGATTCAACTGGAAAAACTT GCATTGCCAGATGATCTGAAGACAAAGCTAAGCCTAGATGAGGATCTGGTATCAAGCCCCAAAGAAGCACTTTTGCGAGCCTCTGCTGAAAGAGCTTCCCTTAGAAATAAGAATCTCAAAAG TGGAATGTCTCACTCGTACTCAACGCAAAGGGACAAGAATTTGTCCACGCTTACTGCATTTTCTTCAAACAACCGAAGGTTTGGTGACAGGACCCCAGAAGCTGCAACACTAGCTAATCAG GGAGTCATCACTCAACTTTCAGAGCAGATGTCCTCGCTGAATGATCGAATGGATGAGTTTACAACCCGTATTGAAGAATTGAGCTCTAAATTAACAAGCAAGAGAGATTCTCCCATCCAACAAAACATGGCTCTCCAAGCTGAAGCCTGCAATGGTTCTGGTCCTACATCTTACTTCATAACTGGTATGGGCAATGGCTCCTTGACAGGATCCAAAATGTCCAATTCCTTATCTTCCTCTCAGTTGGCTAATGATTCGCCTTTAATGGAAGAG ATATCTGGAATTGCACGAGGACAACGGCAAGTTACACATCAACTGGACAATCTGAGCAATCTTCTACGCAAGAGTATGGGCGAGAGACCTCGCCAAGGAAGATCAAACCGGAGAAGCATAATTCACGACAGTGATCCTATCAACGTTCCTCTCTTGCTAACGACGCTGGCGATTGGTGGTTTAGGAATTAATTTGTTGAGGGGTTTTCTAAACAGAAATTGA
- the LOC119991169 gene encoding inorganic pyrophosphatase TTM2-like isoform X1 yields the protein MAQDTSGAESQQRRTGLLKDQVRLFKRRDSDRYEIVPIQDPLSFEKGFFIVICACQLLAQKNDGIILVGLAGPSGAGKTVFTEKILNFMPGIAVISMDNYNDSSRIVDGNFDDPRLTDYDTLLQNLHDLRTGKEVQVPVYDFKSSSRTGYRTLQVPSSRIVIIEGIYALSEKLRPLLDLRVSVTGGVHFDLVKRVLRDIQRAGLAPEEIIYQISETVYPMYKAFIEPDLETAHIKIRNKFNPFTGFQSPIYILKSARDVKPDQIKALLSEEGTETTEQTYDIYLLPPGEDPESCQSYLRMRNKDGKYSLMFEEWVTDSPFVISPRITFEVSVRLLGGLMALGYTIATILKRSSHLFSDERVCVKIDWLEQLKRQYIQVHGKDRSVVKYIAEQLGLEGSYIPRTYMEQIQLEKLVNEVIALPDDLKTKLSLDEDLVSSPKEALLRASAERASLRNKNLKSGMSHSYSTQRDKNLSTLTAFSSNNRRFGDRTPEAATLANQGVITQLSEQMSSLNDRMDEFTTRIEELSSKLTSKRDSPIQQNMALQAEACNGSGPTSYFITGMGNGSLTGSKMSNSLSSSQLANDSPLMEEISGIARGQRQVTHQLDNLSNLLRKSMGERPRQGRSNRRSIIHDSDPINVPLLLTTLAIGGLGINLLRGFLNRN from the exons atggCTCAAGATACTTCTGGTGCTGAATCACAGCAAAGAAGGACTGGTCTCTTGAAGGATCAAGTCCGGTTGTTTAAGAGAAGGGACTCCGATCGCTATGAGATTGTTCCAATCCAAGATCCTTTGTCATTTGAGAAGGGTTTCTTTATTGTTATCTGTGCATGTCAATTGTTAGCTCAAAAGAATGATGGAATAATATTGGTGGGTTTGGCGGGTCCTTCTGGAGCTGGAAAGACGGTATTTACAGAAAAGATACTTAACTTCATGCCGGGCATTGCTGTCATATCAATGGACAACTACAATGATTCAAGTCGAATTGTCGATGGCAACTTTGATG ATCCACGGTTAACGGACTATGACACCCTTCTTCAGAATCTCCATGACTTAAGGACAGGAAAAGAAGTCCAGGTTCCAGTCTATGATTTCAAGTCGAGCTCCCGTACTGGCTACAG GACTCTTCAGGTGCCAAGCTCTCGTATAGTAATAATTGAGGGCATCTATGCCTTGAGCGAAAAGTTGCGACCTTTGCTGGATCTTCGAGTATCTGTTACAGGCGGAGTTCATTTTGATCTTGTCAAACGAGTCCTACGGGACATACAACGTGCTGGCCTAGCACCAGAAGAAATAATTTATCAAATATCCGAAACG GTATATCCAATGTACAAGGCCTTCATTGAGCCAGATCTGGAGACAGCTCATATTAAAATTAGAAACAAGTTCAATCCATTCACTGGGTTCCAGAGTCCAATTTACATCTTAAAG TCAGCAAGAGATGTAAAACCTGATCAAATCAAGGCTCTTTTATCTGAAGAAGGTACAGAAACAACAGAACAGACTTATGACATATATCTTCTGCCACCTGGTGAAGATCCAGAATCTTGTCAATCATATCTGAGGATGCGAAATAAAGATGGAAAATACAGTCTCATGTTTGAG GAATGGGTGACAGATAGCCCATTTGTCATATCACCGAGAATCACTTTTGAAGTAAGCGTGCGTCTACTTGGTGGGCTAATGGCATTAGGATATACAATAGCAACGATCCTGAAAAGGAGCAGTCATCTATTCTCCGATGAAAGGGTGTGCGTGAAAATTGATTGGCTTGAGCAACTAAAACGTCAGTATATTCAG GTGCATGGGAAAGATCGTTCAGTAGTAAAATATATTGCGGAGCAGCTAGGTTTGGAGGGCTCATACATTCCTCGTACCTATATGGAACAGATTCAACTGGAAAAACTTGTAAACGAAGTTATT GCATTGCCAGATGATCTGAAGACAAAGCTAAGCCTAGATGAGGATCTGGTATCAAGCCCCAAAGAAGCACTTTTGCGAGCCTCTGCTGAAAGAGCTTCCCTTAGAAATAAGAATCTCAAAAG TGGAATGTCTCACTCGTACTCAACGCAAAGGGACAAGAATTTGTCCACGCTTACTGCATTTTCTTCAAACAACCGAAGGTTTGGTGACAGGACCCCAGAAGCTGCAACACTAGCTAATCAG GGAGTCATCACTCAACTTTCAGAGCAGATGTCCTCGCTGAATGATCGAATGGATGAGTTTACAACCCGTATTGAAGAATTGAGCTCTAAATTAACAAGCAAGAGAGATTCTCCCATCCAACAAAACATGGCTCTCCAAGCTGAAGCCTGCAATGGTTCTGGTCCTACATCTTACTTCATAACTGGTATGGGCAATGGCTCCTTGACAGGATCCAAAATGTCCAATTCCTTATCTTCCTCTCAGTTGGCTAATGATTCGCCTTTAATGGAAGAG ATATCTGGAATTGCACGAGGACAACGGCAAGTTACACATCAACTGGACAATCTGAGCAATCTTCTACGCAAGAGTATGGGCGAGAGACCTCGCCAAGGAAGATCAAACCGGAGAAGCATAATTCACGACAGTGATCCTATCAACGTTCCTCTCTTGCTAACGACGCTGGCGATTGGTGGTTTAGGAATTAATTTGTTGAGGGGTTTTCTAAACAGAAATTGA